The Terriglobia bacterium genomic sequence ATGCAAGCCAGCACACACCCGCAATTAAACCAGGCGTCTTGTAGGTCGGCGTGAATACATCAACAAAACGCCGGATTGCGTGTGCCACTGCGAGAGTCAGCAATGCGCAAACGCATTGCCACATAAACGGATTGGCAGTCAGCAACGATGAAACGATCACCATGAAAAGGGCATAGATTGGGCGCGGGGCGAAAACCGCCAGGACGGCATTAAATCGTGCGGCAGAAAAGGGCGCGCCGTGTCGCGCAAAGTCCGCGATTGTTGACCAGTCGTCGTGATAGAAACCTAGAACAAAAGGCCTCCAGGCGACGAGGGCCATCCAAACGGCAGGAAGAAACAAATCAGAGAGTTTCCATCTCTTGACGGTGCGACCTTCTTCCGTCCAGCCCCCAGGCGATCCTGTTGCGATCATCGCGGCGATTATATCTTCCAGGAAATCTGTAATGGATTCTTAGTTACAGGGCCCAGTGACGTTCAAGTCAAACACTCATTGATTTCGCCGGATCGGTCTTGGATCTTCCGTCCTTCTTCATGCAGAAACTTTACAGAAGCATGAAGACCTGTCCGGGCAGTTGCGGATATTGTTGCAGCCACAATCCAGAGAAGTAAATGAGGGATGGTTAAATGACTCTCCCGGGTTTCGGCCTGAAAAATTGAATTACCGCCGAACGGCGCCCTGCAATAAAGGTACATGGGTTTGCCGTCCCGAAATTCGACATCTCGTCCCAGGACCGGACACTTCACGGTTACGGCGCCGAATTCAGATTATTGATACAACGCAACTTCAGAGATGGACTTCCGCATGCCATGTGCCCGAGCGTTTGTTGAAGGAAGATGTCAACGAATTTCGGGTTTGGAGAGTATTAACACTCTGAAGGAGTCCAGGTATCGATGGAAGCCGAACGCACAAACGATTCCGGAGCAGAATTGGATTTCGACGAAGTTGTACGTCGAAACTGGGGGCGCATATTTGGATTGATCACGAAGTTTGAGCGCGATCGGGACACGGCACGTGATCTCACGCAAGAATGTTTTTCGCACGCATGGCGAGGCTGGCAAGGCTTCAGGCAGGATGCAAGCGTCCGGACATGGCTGTCGCACATTGCCATTAATGTTCTGAGGAGCCATGCGCGGCGGCAAGCCAGGCGTGCCGCGGAACGCGACCCTGTCTGCCTGAACGATGATCATGCCCGCACCCAAAGCTCCCCGGAGACGCTCCTGCTGGTCAAGGAAAAGGTTCAGGCGATCTGGAGTGCCAGCAGCTTCGTTTCGATGCAGCAGTCAACCGCTTTTCGACTCCGGTTCGCTCATGATTTGACGATGGTCGAAATCGCCGGAGTCATGGGGATCAGCGAGGGTGCCGTTAAAGGACACCTTTTCCGCGCCGTTCAGACGATCCGAAGAGTCATTCGCGGGAAAAATCAGCGAATCAAAGGACGCGGTGCCAGGCGCCCTCGATCTCTCTTGAACGAATTTCCGTATGGGTGTGTGGATTAAGCGGAACGCCACCGTGCAAAAGAGCATCAGTTGATCCTGATTGGTTGCGTAAGCATTGTTTCGCCAATTGCAACTGCCTTGGTCGTGAAGCCGCGTAGCGCGGGAAGGTGTTGGTCGCTTTTTTAGTATTGTTCATTGGGTCATTGTCGCAAACCCACAGATGATTTATGCCGCGGGGCGGCCGCGTGACCGGGAACGCGATCTACGAACATCCAAAGCCAGGCCGAGCCGATCTGCATAGATAAGCAACTTCTCAATGCTCATTTGCGAAATCTTGCCGCATAGAAGATTGCTCACAACAGGCTGATGCTCATCGAGAACCTTCACGAGATCTGCCTGTGTATATTTCTTCCGTTTGATTTCATCAGCAATGGCAATGAGTATGTTGGCCTTGAATTTCAATGCCAGAGCTTTCCCGGCGGAAAGGCCTAAATCGCGGAAAACGTCTCCACGTGTGACATGGCTTGGTTTATTTCTTTGATCGCTTCGCATGCTTTCTTTCTTCCTCTATTCGTTTCCGAACCATCCCGCTAGTCCGTCTTCCTGCTCTGCTTTTCGAAGCAATGAAGCACGTAGATCACGTTTTCGATCTTCGAAAGGTAGATGACTCGATACCACGTCCGCTCATCGGCTGTTTTTAGCTCGTAAACACCAGGACCTACCGATTCCATGCGGCGTGTTTCGATCATGGGCTGACGGCCTGTTGCAGTTCGAACAGAGCAAAGCCGAGATCTCCTCGTGGTCCTTCCGCAAAGCTTGCCAGCACGTTCTTACATCGCCTTCCCAATGGATCTCCGCGAGCTGTGGTTTGGTCTCTTTCCCACTCACTTGTGGAGCATAATACCAGCCGACGACTATAATGGATTTATTATAATCACAGTCGAATGCTACCAAAGGGGCACTGGTAAAGAAACTGCTCGACAAACAGCAGCGAACCCGTTGCCAACGTCAATGATTCGCTCGCCGGCAGGCCATAGAGGCTGCGCATAGCGAACCAACAGCTAACGCGATCGGCGCGGCCTCCGGTCTGATGATCAGGCGATTTCAATGATCTGCTTTCACCCTAGCAAGTCCTTGGCAGCGCGTCACTTATGGTGGATTCCAGGCTGAATGGGTGCTCTTTACAAAGCGAAGCCGGATTGTTGTTCAATTCCGCTCCGTGCAGAAGCTTTCCGAAAACTAATGAACGAAAGGAGCCGCTGCTCTGTCTAGCAAATAGAAGACGAATCCTTGCCGATGACGGAGGAAACGAGGAAACCATGCGACGCAGCTCCGGTAGAATCCTGCTCGCGTTACTGATTGCGCTGAGTCGTTCAGGCGCTCTCGTGCTTGCACAAACGGGCGTGGATAAGGTACCCGAGTGGCAGAAAGCGGCAGGTGGCAAGGTGTTGTTTGATGTGGCTTCCATCAAGTTGGCCAACCCAGCCATTCCTGCGCAGTCAACCGAGAACTGAAAATGCGCTATAGGAACATTGCATTCGCGTTTCCGGCCATTATGTTCGTCGTCTACGGGGCGGCGCATGCGCAGTCCGCCCGCCCTCAGTTTGAAGTGGCTTCGGTCAAAACGAACAAGTCAGGAGGTCCTCCGGGCATCCTTGGAACGGAAGGCAATCGTTTTATCGCAGAAAACTACCCAATTGTATTGCTGATCCAGAGGGCATACGGGTTTCCCGATGAGTGGCTCACGAGGGATCGGTTGATTGGCGGGCCCGGCTGGATACAGAACGACCGTTTCGATATTGAAGCCAAGATTGAAGGCGATCCACGCGCAATTCCGAACGAGCAGGTGTGGCTCATGGTCCGATCGCTTCTGGAAGATCGGTTTCAGCTGAAAGTACACCACGAGACGCGAGAGTTTCCGGTCTTCAATCTGCTCGTCGCAAACGGTGGTTTAAAGATGAAGTTATCGAGCGACCAGACTCCCCCCAAATCCGACGAAGAGGTCGCTACCTTCGACCCAGCGTCTCCGCCCCGCGGTGAAACGGCGGCAACACGCACTCCGTCAGGTGACTTCGATTTCCGCCTCGAATTCGTTCCCGACGAGTTGTCGGGTAACCCCGATATATCCGGCCCCACCATCTTCACCGCACTTCAGGAGCAGCTTGGTCTCAAGCTCGAAAGCGGCAAAGCGCCTGTTGACGTGCTGGTTATTGATTCAATTCAACGCCCTTCGGAAAACTGACTCGTGGAGTTCTGGGGACAGACACCAAATTCGTCAGGAGATAATTCGGTGTCCCGGAACCTCGCGGCACGATCAAACGTATTTGGTTTCCTGGAGTCGAAGCGCATTCGGTCACCTCAAACCCGTTCCGTATTTGGAGGCTTTATGACCTTTCGCAGGTCACTGTTTGCAGCCGCAATCGTTGTCGCGGTTACAGGTCTTCTTCCAGTATTAGTCCCCGCGATGGTGGTCCAGACCACAGCGTTGCCTGCCGAAATCAGCGACAAGGATTTCTGGCGGATGATCGTGGACCTTTCCGAGCCGGGTGGCACGTATACCTACGAAAACTTCATCTCTAACGAGCTTCAATACCAGGACGTGGTTCCGGCACTCAAAAAGACCACGAAGCCGGGCCGGGTCTATATCGGCGTCGGTCCCGAGCAAAATTTCACGTACGCGGCGGTATTGCAGTCGAAGCTGGCGTTCGTCATCGACATCCGCCGGCAGAACATGGTCGAGATGCTGATGTACAAAGCGCTCTTCGACATGTCTCCAAAGCGCGCTGACTTTGTGAGCAATCTGTTCTCGCGCCCGAGGCCCGCTGGCCTCGACAGCAAAACAACACCGGCGGCGCTTTTTACCGCCTACGAGAGCGCCAAAGTGGATCCCGATCTGTCGGCAAAGAACCTGGCGGCCATCAAAGCGTACATGACCAGACATGGTTATGAACTCACCAGCGAAGACATCCGCAGCATCGACAAGGTCTTTGACGCTTTTACTCGTGGTGGACCAGGCATCAACTACTATTTTGCCAGTGCAGCTCCGGTGGGGCTCGGGCCTTCCAGAGAGGGGACCTACACCCGGATGATGAACACCACCGATAGTACCGGCCACAACTCGTCATTCCTGTCGGCTGAAGAGAACTATCTGTACGTGCGTGAGATGCAGCGCAAGAACCTGATCGTTCCGTTAGTCGGTGATTTCGCCGGGCCGGCCGTGATCCGCAATATCGGCCGCTATCTGACCGAGCACAAAGCAACAGTGGGGGCGTTCTACATTTCCAATGTCGAAACCTATCTCAGTGATGCGCAGAAACAGACCTTCTACGAAAACGTCGCCACACTGCCCGTGGATTCTTCCAGCATGTTCATCCGCCACATCCTGGGTAACCCGGCGCGAGGTTTGTCATGGTGGAGGCCGGGTATGAGCAATGTCAGCACCGTTGCACCTATGAGCCAATTCATCAGCCAAATAAAATCCGGACGGAAGCCTACCTTTCAGGAGATTGTTCGAGAGACGAAGAATCCTGACGTACTCGGTGGCGTTTCGCGATGATGAAAGAACGGGCACATCGTCTGTCGGTCGTTCCAACATCGCGGGTATTGAGGATCGTCCTCAGGACCCGCACGATTTCACTCGCGCCGCCCTCCCGCGGCGTGTTGTTCAAGCGGATCACTTTTTCCGCTTAACACCACCGAATCAGAGAAGAAGGCGACTGGCGCATTCCCACCCCTCCGCATGCCCCGGCTCCCGGCCTTGAGAGCCATCTCACTTTCGCCGAAACTTACGCCGTGAATTCGTGGCGGGTTTCTTCACGCCATTCGAAACGCCGGCGAGGTCGGAGGTGGCGGCATAGACGGATTGGACTCCAACGCCGGACGGATTCTCAACGCGCTCTCGAACCAGTGCCGCGATGCTGCGGCCGCTAGCCTCCGCCTGACGCCGGAGCCGGCGCAGTGTTTCGTCAGGAAGCTTGATGGTGATACCCTTCATAACCTCAAACGGTAACTCGTTTATGATAATTGGGCAACGCCGTGCACAGACGTATGATCTGATCAAGTACAAGCAAACTAAAGCTTGGGAACGATCGTGAGAAAGTACTGCTTGACCTGGCTCCAGGTCATCGGCCGCAGCATGTGTGGCATCGGATCTTTTTCGGCGTCAGCGAAGTATGTGAGCGATTTTTTCAGATGGATATCGCTGAAGCTCGCTGGGGAAAACTTTCGTTCAAGCAAACGAAGAATCTCATCCAAACCGTACTGCTGGGACAATACATACAAATCGACGAAGTCACGCTTGGTTCCTCGGCTGGCAATCGCGGTGAGTTTCATTGCCGCGATGTCCCGCGGATCGGCAACGGCTACTCCTTCGTAGGTCGTGAACGGAAACAGTATCGGATAGTGGTATCCAAGGAAACTGACTTTCGTAGAGCCGATGTGAAGGTGCAAGGTCTCCGGCGCTTTCGATTGGATTGCCAGCCCTGCAAGGCATTGTAGTTTGCTCAAGAGAGGATCTTCCTCTACCGTCTCAGAGGAGAAAAAATCCAGATCGACGGACGTCCGGTATCCCAGCTGCAGCGCCAGAGCCGTGCCGCCTGCCAGATAAAACGAAGCGAGAACCGGCATGCGGCTCAACCTGGCGAGCGTCTTTTTCGCCTCTTCCGGCAACACCTCCGGATGCCAATCAGCGTTTTGCATGCGTTAATAAACGAAGAACGGCTACATCGTGCGCCGGAATCTGGTAGATCAAAGCCCAATAATTGGCCGATTTAGGAGTGAGCCGCCCGTTGGTCCGTATCACCTCTTTGATTTGCTCTTCCGAAAACTGCTCCTGCAGCCAGCCAACAGCCTTCGAATCCCCCAGCTCGAGAATGCGTTCGATGGTGTATTCCGGGTGGGCGTGAGGATCGAACGATCCATCGTCAATGTCCCAAAAATATGCGCGTAAATACTGCGGAATCACTAAGTTAGTGTAGCACGGCCGGGCTTCGGCAGCAACCCGTCTCACCTGCAGCAAAATCGAGACGTGCCGGGATACGCGTTGGTGGTAAGCAAGAGCGGCGCAAAATTGAAGCCAGGCTAAAGAGGACGAAGCGATCGGAGCGAGCTTAAACGGCTATGGCCGGATCTTCCGGGGAATGCCTGTCGCGATCTGACGCCGCTCGAGAATGATTCGCCCCAGCCCGCCGCCCAGGGAATCCGGGAAGCGCGTTTGCCCGCCTCTCGGCCGCGGTCGAGGAACAACTGGGGATTGATCTTGGAGCCGCGAAGAATTCCTGTTGAGAACCTCCTCATTAGACCAAGCGGCACGGCCTTCGGCGAACTAACACAAGTCTGAACGTCTCAAAACGTAAGTTTTGGAACGATATCGGAAGGCGCTGAAGTCAAGGTCTCTACAGGCACACGGCGATTTCCCCATGGAAACATTCCGCGCTGGCAACAGACGGCCTAGGTTTTCTTCTTCGGCTTCTTCTTTTCTTTTTTCGGTTTGTCTCCGCGTCCCATAAAGATAAGTATGCCAGTTTTCCATGAAAACAGGAAGATCGAGGATAGACAGTGCTACTACTTTCGTGCGCAAGCTTCGGGACCCGTGGGAATGGAAAAGTAATAAACCTTTGGGCAACTGTCGCGCCCTATCCGACGGAGTATGGAAATTGACGCAAAACCCTCAGTTCGAGGTGTTCTTCGAATGGATCGAAGTCGCGGTCGTTGTGGAGGAGTGGAAAGCCGCGCTCGATGCAGAATGTGGCGATCCAACAGTCGACGGTCTTGCGGACTGTAATTCCCTTGCTTCGAAGCTTGCGATAATTTGCAGCACTCTGGATAGCGTTCCGGCGCCCGATCATCAGGTAGATTGGAAAATTTGAGAAATGGCGCTTCACGGAACGGAACTCTTTGTCAGAATCGATACCTTGCAGGACCTCGCTCAGGATCACATCGCCAAGTGCAGCTTCGCCACGACGGATGATGCGTTCGAGAAGGTCGGTTTGCTCGCTTTTCGAATCACGAAAGAAGTCGATCCAAACTGTTGTGTCAACGATTGCCGGCACGAGGGCGCCCGGTTCGCGAGGAGTCGAGGTCTCCACGCCAGTGGATCTTGCCCTGGAGTGAAAGGATTGTTTCCTGCTTCTTCAGACGGATGAGCGTTCGCAAGGCTTCGTCAACCACAGCTTTCTTCGTTGGCAAGGATGTCAGCTTCTGAGCCTCAGTTATCAACTGATCATCCAGGATGATGTTGGTTCGCAATTGGACCACCCCCATGTGTATAGTATCGCCCACTTATGTGTATGATCAATCAAATGTGGAACAGCGCCAATCCCCTCTGTTCCGGCACCAGCCGCTACATTTCCCGCATCGGCCAGAAAGAGTCTTGGATCAGGCGGCAGGCTTCCGGACCAGCGAGGCCGCGTCGGCAGGTTTGAGTCTGGTGACCTTCAGGCCCTTCTTCATCAATTGATTCACGATACCGGTTTCGCCGGCGTAATGCGCCGCGCCGACCGCAAAGAAATACGAGCGGGTTTTGTTGGTGCTGCATTTCGCGGCGATGCGGTCGGCCATCCGGACGTTACGATCGTCGAGCAACCGGGTTTGGAACTGTTTCCCGAGAATCTGCTCTTCCGGATCCTCTTTATTGAGTTCGGCGGCAAGAGGAACGAGATCGCCGGCGAGATAGAGATTCACCAGCCGATGGATCGGATTTTCTTCGCCGGGTTTCGGATGCTCGATTTCATCGAGGGCAGCTACCAGCAATTTGGTCTGATCTTCCATGGAAACGCTGTTTAATATGGACGTCTGCTCCTCGAGCGTTTCGATGCCGCCGGTTTCCTTTCCGGCTTGAACCGCATCGTTGTAAAGCTTGAGGTCGAGAGGCAGTTGTCCGGCGAGCAGGTCGGGAACGTATTCGATCAGTTCCAGTTGTTCGGCCGCCGCAAATGGCGTCATGCGTGACAGCACGGGAGTGAGAAGCTGAACCGCAGCCGGTGGAAAGCTATTGCCCAGGCCGCCGGCAAATACTTTGAGAAAGCGCTCAAAGACCGCATCGCCAACGACCTTCCGCAGGTCCTGCGATTCCGGCAATTGGCCGGCGCCGGCGGCCGTCTGGAGCGAGTTGCTGTCGAACGGGATCTCTGTATAGACCGCGTCGGAGACGGCGAGCGCTTTCTTCACGACATCGGGAATCGCCAGCACACGCTGGTCGGGGATGTGAATCGTACCGTAGAGATAACTGGGGACCGGACCCTCGATCCGCCACAACAGCGGGTTCTGCGTCGGTTGAATCGCGGGCGTCTGCGCATGGACGGCAGCAATCAAACATAGGACAAGAATCAGGGCAATCGGTAGAGACCTTCTGCTGGGCATGGTGCGATAGTACTACGAGGGAAGGAACACAAGAAGCATTGCACCATTGAATCATTGGAGGTTTCTGCATTTTAAATTTGAAATGCAAAAACTTCGAATGATGCAATGGTGCAATGCTTCTTGTGTTCCTTCCCCCGTTTTCTTGTGACATACTCCGCGCCATGAACCCGCTCATTCTCGTGTTGGCTCTGGCGTGTGGGGATATGACCGCCTTTCAGATGCCCGGCATGTCCGTCACGATTACGAAGGCGGAAAAACCTTCAGACAACCTGCCGGCACGGTGCCGGGTCGACGGCGTCATCGATGCGCGGACCGGGGCAGGCGGAAAAGCATACGGGATCGGTTTCGCGGTCGCGCTGCCGGATAACTGGAACGGGCGGTTTCTGTTTCAGGGCGGCGGCGGGCTCAACGGAAACGTGGCAAATCCGACCGGGTCGCAGGCGGCAGGAGATATGTCTGCACTGGCCCGCGGCTTTGCGGTCGTCACGACAGATACCGGCCATAAAGCAACTTCCGGCGGATTCGACTCCAGTTTCATGGCCGACCAGCAGGCGGCGCTCGATTTTTACTATGAAGCAAACGGCCGCGTCGCACCGGTTGCCAGGGAAATCGTCGCGAAGTATTACGGCCGGCCGCCGGATCACTCGTATTTCGTCGGATGCTCCACGGGCGGGCGCGAAGGAATGATCATGTCGCAGCGCTATCCGTCGTACTTCGACGGCATCGTGTCCGGAGATCCCGCGATTCGGACCGGCCATTCCAATCTCGGCCTGGCCTACTTCGCCGCAACGATGAACGGCGTCACTCCGAAGATGTCCGATTCGGACAAGAAGCTCGTTGTCGACTCCATCGTCAAGACCTGCGACGAGAAAGACGGCCTGAAGGATGGACTGATCTTCAACGCCAAAGCGTGCAACTTCGATCCCGCCACTCTGGTCTGCAGCGGGGCGAAGGCCGAAAGCTGTCTCAGCTCCTCTCAGGCCGCAGGGCTTCAGAAAGCCTTTGCGGGACCTAAAGACTCCCGCGGCAACGCGATCTATCCCGCTTTTCCGTATGACGCCGGCATCATCGATCCCGCCGGGATTCCCGGCATTCTCCGCAGCGGCGGCAACAGCCCGGTAAATCCGCCGCCGGGCACCACATTCGACGCGGAAAAAGCCGCTTCCGATCTGAACACCAACGCGACCGCCACCGCCGGCGATGCTCTCTGGACAAACCTCTCGACGTTTTCCGGCCATGGTGGAAAAATGATTTTCTATCACGGCATGAGCGATCCCTGGTTTTCTCCCCTCGACACCATCGGTTACTACGAAACCATGAGCCGGGAAAGCGGCGGCATGGACAAGGTCAAGGACTGGAGCCGGCTATTCCTTGTTCCCGGGATGGGACACTGCCAGGGAGGTACAGCCACGGTCGACAGTTTCGATATGCTGTCGGCCATCATGAACTGGGTCGAGAACGGCAAGGCTCCGGATGCGGTCACCGCGAAAAGCCGCACGCAACCGGTGCGATCCCGGCCGCTCTGCGCGTATCCTTCTTATGCGGCATATTCGGGCCAGGGCGACCCGCAAAACGCGGCCAGCTTCAGCTGCCGCAACTGAAAACCAATGACAACTATCCTTGCGCTTTTACTTTTTCTGTTTCAGGCGAGTCCCCGCACGCCGGTTATCCTGGCGATGGGCGACAGCATGACGGCCGGCTATGGAGTTCCAGCGGAGTCTAATTATCCCGCCCAGTTGGAACGGGCGCTGAAGAGCCGCGGATACGACTACCGCGTCATCAATCAGGGAGTGACCGGCAGCACGACCACACAAGCCATGGGCCGGCTGACCCGTGCGCTGGCGATCCAGCCGGATATCGTCATCATTCAGCTTGGCGGGAATGACATCTCGCAGGGAATTCCGCGAGCGGTCTCCATCGGAAACGTCCGCACGCTCATTCAAAGGTTCAAGCCCGGCGGCGCGAAGATTTTCTTTGCCGGCGGCAGATTTGCCTACCTCGACGCTCTGGCGAAGGAAATGGACGTTCCGGTCATCCCGTTTTTGCAAGGAGTCCAGGGCCATCCGGAGCTTTTGATTTCCGATGGCGCTCATCCCAACGCCGACGGGTATGCGATCGTGATTCAGAACATGCTTAAAGTGTTGGAACCTGCCCTGAAGAAGGAAATTAGCCGCAGATGACGCGGATGACGCAGATGGGGGCGCCCCCATCCGCGTCATCCGCGTCATCTGCGGCTAATTTTCTCCTTGTACACCCCCGCGAGGACTTCGGCGACGTCCTTGTACAGTTCCGGCGGGATTTCCTGCTCGATGTCGACACTGCTATATAACGCGCTGGCCAGCGGGCCATTTTCGATCATCGGAATATCGTGCTCGAGGCCGAGGTCTTTGATTTGGCGGCCTTTCGCGATCAACCGGGGAGCCCCCATCCGGTCGGGCTTGTATTCCAGCGCGACGGGCTGATGGCCGGGGTTGGTCACGATGACGTCGGCCTCTTTCACGCGGGCCATCATGCGGCGCGCGGAATCGCGCTGAATGGATTTGATCTTGCCTTTAATCAGGGGGCTGCCTTCCGTGGCCTTCATATCGTCTTTGACTTCAGCCTTGGTCTGCTTGATGCTCTGCTCGAATTTCCGGCGCTGAATAAAGAAGTCGGCGATCGCGAGAATGACGACGACGGCAATCAGGGAACTCGCCACCCGGATGGTCAGGCTGCGGATGACCGCGTTCGACGCGTCGATTGAACGCGCCGGAAGCGTTACCAGATCATTCCATGAGGCAGCGAGCATTTTCCATGCGATCAGCGCGACCACGCTCACCATGGCGACCAGCTTCAGCCACTGCATCCAGGAAAGCTGACCCTTCAACCTGGAGA encodes the following:
- a CDS encoding nucleotidyl transferase AbiEii/AbiGii toxin family protein, with the translated sequence MQNADWHPEVLPEEAKKTLARLSRMPVLASFYLAGGTALALQLGYRTSVDLDFFSSETVEEDPLLSKLQCLAGLAIQSKAPETLHLHIGSTKVSFLGYHYPILFPFTTYEGVAVADPRDIAAMKLTAIASRGTKRDFVDLYVLSQQYGLDEILRLLERKFSPASFSDIHLKKSLTYFADAEKDPMPHMLRPMTWSQVKQYFLTIVPKL
- a CDS encoding CopG family transcriptional regulator; translation: MKGITIKLPDETLRRLRRQAEASGRSIAALVRERVENPSGVGVQSVYAATSDLAGVSNGVKKPATNSRRKFRRK
- a CDS encoding PIN domain nuclease, whose translation is MPAIVDTTVWIDFFRDSKSEQTDLLERIIRRGEAALGDVILSEVLQGIDSDKEFRSVKRHFSNFPIYLMIGRRNAIQSAANYRKLRSKGITVRKTVDCWIATFCIERGFPLLHNDRDFDPFEEHLELRVLRQFPYSVG
- a CDS encoding TraB/GumN family protein, whose protein sequence is MPSRRSLPIALILVLCLIAAVHAQTPAIQPTQNPLLWRIEGPVPSYLYGTIHIPDQRVLAIPDVVKKALAVSDAVYTEIPFDSNSLQTAAGAGQLPESQDLRKVVGDAVFERFLKVFAGGLGNSFPPAAVQLLTPVLSRMTPFAAAEQLELIEYVPDLLAGQLPLDLKLYNDAVQAGKETGGIETLEEQTSILNSVSMEDQTKLLVAALDEIEHPKPGEENPIHRLVNLYLAGDLVPLAAELNKEDPEEQILGKQFQTRLLDDRNVRMADRIAAKCSTNKTRSYFFAVGAAHYAGETGIVNQLMKKGLKVTRLKPADAASLVRKPAA
- a CDS encoding sigma-70 family RNA polymerase sigma factor: MEAERTNDSGAELDFDEVVRRNWGRIFGLITKFERDRDTARDLTQECFSHAWRGWQGFRQDASVRTWLSHIAINVLRSHARRQARRAAERDPVCLNDDHARTQSSPETLLLVKEKVQAIWSASSFVSMQQSTAFRLRFAHDLTMVEIAGVMGISEGAVKGHLFRAVQTIRRVIRGKNQRIKGRGARRPRSLLNEFPYGCVD
- a CDS encoding XRE family transcriptional regulator produces the protein MRSDQRNKPSHVTRGDVFRDLGLSAGKALALKFKANILIAIADEIKRKKYTQADLVKVLDEHQPVVSNLLCGKISQMSIEKLLIYADRLGLALDVRRSRSRSRGRPAA
- a CDS encoding DUF6351 family protein yields the protein MNPLILVLALACGDMTAFQMPGMSVTITKAEKPSDNLPARCRVDGVIDARTGAGGKAYGIGFAVALPDNWNGRFLFQGGGGLNGNVANPTGSQAAGDMSALARGFAVVTTDTGHKATSGGFDSSFMADQQAALDFYYEANGRVAPVAREIVAKYYGRPPDHSYFVGCSTGGREGMIMSQRYPSYFDGIVSGDPAIRTGHSNLGLAYFAATMNGVTPKMSDSDKKLVVDSIVKTCDEKDGLKDGLIFNAKACNFDPATLVCSGAKAESCLSSSQAAGLQKAFAGPKDSRGNAIYPAFPYDAGIIDPAGIPGILRSGGNSPVNPPPGTTFDAEKAASDLNTNATATAGDALWTNLSTFSGHGGKMIFYHGMSDPWFSPLDTIGYYETMSRESGGMDKVKDWSRLFLVPGMGHCQGGTATVDSFDMLSAIMNWVENGKAPDAVTAKSRTQPVRSRPLCAYPSYAAYSGQGDPQNAASFSCRN
- a CDS encoding EscU/YscU/HrcU family type III secretion system export apparatus switch protein; amino-acid sequence: MASGSGERTEKATARHRKQARDKGQFAYSQELTGAITLAASAVTAFYYLESPAGFRSLFASLLEQATTGDNSQLIHQAGVYFLFAVAPVFTAALVAALAGNFIQGLPVFAPEKAGLRFENLNPAHALSRLKGQLSWMQWLKLVAMVSVVALIAWKMLAASWNDLVTLPARSIDASNAVIRSLTIRVASSLIAVVVILAIADFFIQRRKFEQSIKQTKAEVKDDMKATEGSPLIKGKIKSIQRDSARRMMARVKEADVIVTNPGHQPVALEYKPDRMGAPRLIAKGRQIKDLGLEHDIPMIENGPLASALYSSVDIEQEIPPELYKDVAEVLAGVYKEKISRR
- a CDS encoding type II toxin-antitoxin system VapB family antitoxin, coding for MGDTIHMGVVQLRTNIILDDQLITEAQKLTSLPTKKAVVDEALRTLIRLKKQETILSLQGKIHWRGDLDSSRTGRPRAGNR
- a CDS encoding TIGR03435 family protein; protein product: MRYRNIAFAFPAIMFVVYGAAHAQSARPQFEVASVKTNKSGGPPGILGTEGNRFIAENYPIVLLIQRAYGFPDEWLTRDRLIGGPGWIQNDRFDIEAKIEGDPRAIPNEQVWLMVRSLLEDRFQLKVHHETREFPVFNLLVANGGLKMKLSSDQTPPKSDEEVATFDPASPPRGETAATRTPSGDFDFRLEFVPDELSGNPDISGPTIFTALQEQLGLKLESGKAPVDVLVIDSIQRPSEN
- a CDS encoding GDSL-type esterase/lipase family protein, with translation MTTILALLLFLFQASPRTPVILAMGDSMTAGYGVPAESNYPAQLERALKSRGYDYRVINQGVTGSTTTQAMGRLTRALAIQPDIVIIQLGGNDISQGIPRAVSIGNVRTLIQRFKPGGAKIFFAGGRFAYLDALAKEMDVPVIPFLQGVQGHPELLISDGAHPNADGYAIVIQNMLKVLEPALKKEISRR